From the genome of Streptococcus marmotae, one region includes:
- the rpoE gene encoding DNA-directed RNA polymerase subunit delta, translating into MELTVFAGQEKSELSMIEVARAILEERGRDNEMYFNDLVNEVQNYLEKSNSDIRAALPTFYSDLNVDGSFIPLGENKWGLRSWYAIDEIDEEVITLEEDDEDAPKRKKKRVNAFMDGDEDAIDYGNDDPEDEDGFDATAATEYGDDNPDDEKDEVESYDSEINEIIPDEDLVDEEVELNEEDDDYSEEDDDTVDEA; encoded by the coding sequence TTGGAATTAACGGTATTTGCAGGACAAGAAAAAAGTGAACTATCCATGATTGAGGTGGCACGTGCTATCTTGGAAGAACGTGGCCGTGATAACGAGATGTATTTTAATGATTTAGTGAATGAGGTGCAAAACTATCTTGAAAAATCAAATAGCGATATTCGTGCTGCCCTTCCTACCTTCTATTCTGATTTGAATGTGGACGGTAGCTTCATCCCTCTAGGTGAAAACAAATGGGGGCTTCGTTCATGGTATGCGATTGATGAGATTGATGAAGAAGTCATTACACTTGAAGAAGATGATGAAGATGCACCAAAACGGAAGAAAAAACGTGTCAATGCCTTTATGGATGGCGATGAGGATGCGATCGATTACGGAAATGATGATCCAGAGGATGAAGATGGATTTGATGCAACGGCTGCAACTGAATATGGCGATGACAATCCAGATGACGAAAAAGATGAAGTAGAGTCATACGATTCAGAAATCAATGAAATTATCCCAGACGAGGATTTGGTTGATGAAGAAGTCGAATTGAATGAAGAAGATGATGATTATTCTGAAGAAGATGACGATACAGTCGATGAGGCATAA
- the tig gene encoding trigger factor produces MSVSFESKETNRGVLTFTIAQDAIKPELDRVFNKVKKDINVPGFRKGHLPRAVFNQKFGEESLYQDVVNALLPVAYEAAVAEAGLEVVAQPKIDVVSMEKGQDWTITAEVVTKPEVKLGDYKNLAVSVEATKEVTDEEVDAKVERERNTLAELVIKEEPAAEGDTVVIDFVGSIDGVEFDGGKGENFSLALGSGQFIPGFEDQLVGHSAGEEVNVEVTFPEDYQAADLAGKPALFVTKIHEVKAKEVPALDDELAKDLDEEVETLDELKAKYRKELEAAKEIAFDDAVESAALDLAVANAEIVDLPEEMVHEEVHRAINEFLGGMQQQGISPDMYFQITGTTQDDLHKQYEADAEKRTKTNLVVEAVAKAEGFEATAEEIEAEITELAATYNMEVEQVRRLLSEDMLKHDIAVKKAVEVITSTATVK; encoded by the coding sequence ATGTCTGTATCATTTGAATCAAAAGAAACAAACCGTGGTGTCTTGACATTTACAATCGCTCAAGATGCTATCAAACCAGAATTGGATCGTGTATTTAACAAGGTTAAGAAAGATATTAACGTACCTGGATTCCGTAAAGGTCACTTGCCACGTGCGGTCTTCAACCAAAAATTTGGTGAAGAATCATTGTACCAAGATGTTGTCAATGCTCTTTTACCAGTAGCCTATGAAGCAGCGGTAGCAGAAGCAGGTCTTGAAGTGGTTGCGCAACCAAAAATCGACGTTGTATCAATGGAAAAAGGTCAAGACTGGACGATTACTGCTGAAGTCGTTACAAAACCAGAAGTGAAATTAGGTGACTACAAAAACTTAGCAGTATCTGTTGAAGCAACAAAAGAAGTAACAGATGAAGAAGTAGATGCAAAAGTTGAGCGCGAACGCAATACGTTAGCAGAATTGGTCATCAAGGAGGAACCAGCAGCTGAAGGCGATACAGTTGTGATTGACTTTGTTGGGTCAATCGACGGAGTTGAATTTGACGGTGGAAAAGGTGAGAACTTCTCATTGGCTCTTGGTAGCGGTCAATTTATCCCAGGATTTGAAGACCAATTGGTAGGTCACAGTGCAGGTGAAGAAGTAAATGTAGAAGTAACCTTCCCTGAAGATTACCAAGCAGCAGACTTGGCAGGAAAACCAGCTCTCTTTGTGACAAAAATTCATGAAGTAAAAGCAAAAGAAGTGCCAGCACTTGATGATGAATTGGCAAAAGATCTTGACGAAGAAGTGGAAACACTTGATGAGTTGAAAGCGAAATACCGCAAAGAATTAGAAGCAGCAAAAGAAATTGCTTTTGACGATGCAGTTGAATCAGCAGCGCTTGATTTGGCAGTTGCAAATGCAGAAATCGTTGACCTTCCAGAAGAAATGGTTCACGAAGAAGTACACCGCGCTATCAACGAATTCCTTGGCGGTATGCAACAACAAGGTATCTCACCAGACATGTACTTCCAAATCACAGGAACTACACAAGATGACCTTCATAAACAATACGAAGCAGATGCTGAAAAACGCACAAAAACAAATCTTGTCGTTGAAGCAGTAGCAAAAGCAGAAGGATTTGAAGCAACAGCAGAAGAAATCGAAGCAGAAATCACTGAATTGGCTGCAACATATAACATGGAAGTAGAACAAGTACGTCGCCTTCTTTCAGAAGATATGTTGAAACATGACATTGCAGTGAAAAAAGCTGTGGAAGTGATTACAAGCACAGCAACTGTAAAATAA